In Janthinobacterium agaricidamnosum NBRC 102515 = DSM 9628, the DNA window TTTAGATGCGCAGCCCGCTGGAGCCGCGCCTGGGGCGCTGGAGGGGGGCAAAAAGCGCATCCGGCCTACTTCGACGTGGTCGCGGTGGCGGCCGGGGCCTTGTTGGCCATCATGACCAGCACAGCCAGGACGGCAACGACCATCAAGGTCTTGCCGCTGCCACCGCTGCCGGACAGCATAGGGATGGACGGAATCGGGTTCATTGCGCGTCCTCCTCTTCCACCTCATCGGCAGCGGCGCCCACGCTGGCCGCCGCCAATGGGGACTTGGCGTAGAACTGCCCCAACAGGTGCGCGTGCGTGGTCGGGCGGGCGGCAGCATCGACCGGCTGCACGATGGGATTGCCTTGCAGGAGACGGAAAATCAGGTAGTTCTCCGACATGGCGCCGAACAGCTCTTGGTGCTCGGCCACGGTCGAATCGTGGTGACCGCCCAGCATGCCGCTCTTGAGGGAGGTGCTCAACAGGGAGACGATGCGCTCGTCGTTCTGGTGCATCCGCTCCAGGCACTCGTCCAGCAACTCAGGCTGGACCGCCTCGCTGATGAAGAAGCAAGGGCGCTGCACCGTGCGAATCATCGCGGCGCCAGGCTTCAACTGCTCGGCAGGGGTAGGGGCGATGTCGTCGTCCGGCAGGTCCACGCCCAGGGCGGCGTAGAAGTCGCTCAACTGCTTCAGGAACGTCATATCCGGCTGATAGCTGCCGGTTTCGAAGTTCTTCAGCTTGTGGCCTGGCAGCTTGGACTGCTGAATGACCTGGGTCTGCGACAGGCCCAGACCACGCCGCGCATCGCGGGACTGCGCCGGGGTAATGGGGTGTTTCGAGGGGGTTTTCACTGGATAGCTCCTATGTAATCGTCGGAAATTCGACATGGAGCCAGAATATCGACAGAATTCCCACCTGTCAATATTTAGAACAACTATAGTAAAACTCGTCAAACTATGGACAAGCCAACTGTTGCTATTTAGCCACCTTGCCCGGGTCTGGATACAACCATTCCCCGCCGATTACATCCCCTTCCTCCTCGTCCAGCAGCAGCTTGTTCCCCACGTTCGTGGTCAGCCCCTCCGCGCAGCTCAGCACCAGCTCCTCCAGCGTGCCGTCCACGGCCTCCCCGAAGTACTTCCGGAGCTCCGGCTCGGTCGCGTTAGCCACCATGGCGGCCGTCGTCAGCAGGGACGACAGCCCCATATCGCCCAACTGGCGGCCAGCCAGCGACAGGACCAGGCTCTGGAAAGCACTGCGCTCATGGGTTTTCAGGATGGAGATAGCCATGGCCAGGCGGACAGCGGCACGCCAGTCCCGCCGCCGGACCAGCTCCAGCGACGCCTGGTCAGATGCCAACTCGTCGCCCATGAGGAGCCAGTTCGGAGTCACGCTCAGCGCCTGGCACAACAACCGAATCTCCCGGGCTCCCGGCCTGAAGTTACCCGACTCGTAGCCCACCAGGACGGTCCTGGCCACCCCCTTGCCCGCCTGGTCGACCATCTTCGTGCGCGCCGCCAGCGCCGTCTGCGACAGCCCGCGCCCCTCCCTGGCCGACCTGATGCGGTCGCCAATACCATCCTCCGGCGCGGGCGCGCCGCCCGCTTCCGCCGGGTCGACCGGCTCGGTTTCCATCTCGGTTTTCGGTTTTTTCATTTGGATAGACTGGTAAAACCACACAGCTCAACCGGCCGGTTGCCCTTTAGTTCCGGGGCTTCCGCTCAGTTGAGCAGAAAATAACAGTCAGGATTCTAACCCCCTGCCGATAATCCGGACACTTTTTCCGCCTAGGGGTAGGCCTACCCCCGCCTACCCCTACCCGTATCCGGCGATGCCACCAGGTGCGCGGGGTTGGGGGTTGTGACCGCCGG includes these proteins:
- a CDS encoding helix-turn-helix domain-containing protein yields the protein MKTPSKHPITPAQSRDARRGLGLSQTQVIQQSKLPGHKLKNFETGSYQPDMTFLKQLSDFYAALGVDLPDDDIAPTPAEQLKPGAAMIRTVQRPCFFISEAVQPELLDECLERMHQNDERIVSLLSTSLKSGMLGGHHDSTVAEHQELFGAMSENYLIFRLLQGNPIVQPVDAAARPTTHAHLLGQFYAKSPLAAASVGAAADEVEEEDAQ
- a CDS encoding helix-turn-helix domain-containing protein, yielding MKKPKTEMETEPVDPAEAGGAPAPEDGIGDRIRSAREGRGLSQTALAARTKMVDQAGKGVARTVLVGYESGNFRPGAREIRLLCQALSVTPNWLLMGDELASDQASLELVRRRDWRAAVRLAMAISILKTHERSAFQSLVLSLAGRQLGDMGLSSLLTTAAMVANATEPELRKYFGEAVDGTLEELVLSCAEGLTTNVGNKLLLDEEEGDVIGGEWLYPDPGKVAK